The following are from one region of the Quercus robur chromosome 1, dhQueRobu3.1, whole genome shotgun sequence genome:
- the LOC126718980 gene encoding L-ascorbate oxidase-like produces MGTTCGLTIDPIYRYVRALVICFILLPCIQLSLGANTRHFKWEVEYKYWSPDCIENIVMAINGQFPGPTIWAKVGDTINVELTNKLSTEGVVIHWHGIHQIGTPWADGTASISQCAINPGETYNYRFKVDKPGTYFYHGHLGMQRSAGLYGSLIVDLAEGEKEPFYYDGELNLLLSDWWHKNTHDQEIGLFTNPFRWVGESQSLLINGRGQYNCSLAAKFSSNTSISQCKLRGTEQCAPKILHVLPNKTYRLRLASATSLASLNLAIGNHKMLVVEADGNYVQPFEVDDLDIYSGESYSVLLTTNQDPSNNYWLSIGVRGRLPQTPQGLTILNYKPNSASKLPISAPPITPVWNDYNHSKAFTNKILAHMGTPKPPVNHDRRIILLNTQNKINGYTKWALNNVSLVLPPTPYLGSIKYGFKNAFDQKNPPENFDSINYDVTKPPVNPNSTYGNGVYMLGFNTTVDVILQNANALNANVSEIHPWHLHGHDFWVLGYGDGKFSADKDEKKLNLKNPPLRNSAIIFPYGWTALRFVADNPGVWAFHCHIEPHLHMGMGVVFAEGVDRLSTIPNEGLTCGLTGKMFSGQKN; encoded by the exons ATGGGTACAACTTGTGGTTTAACGATTGACCCAATTTATAGATATGTGAGGGCCCttgttatttgtttcattttgttaCCTTGTATACAGTTATCTTTGGGAGCCAATACCAGGCACTTCAAATGGGAAGTGGAGTATAAGTATTGGTCTCCCGATTGCATAGAGAATATCGTGATGGCAATCAATGGCCAATTTCCCGGTCCGACGATCTGGGCAAAAGTTGGAGATACCATTAATGTTGAACTCACTAACAAACTCTCCACTGAAGGAGTTGTAATTCACTGGCATGGAATCCATCAG ATTGGAACACCTTGGGCAGATGGAACTGCTTCCATTTCACAGTGTGCTATCAACCCTGGAGAGACCTATAATTATCGGTTTAAAGTTGATAAG CCAGGAACATACTTTTACCATGGGCACTTGGGCATGCAGAGATCAGCAGGGTTGTATGGGTCTCTGATAGTGGACTTGGCAGAAGGAGAGAAAGAGCCATTCTATTATGATGGTGAGCTCAATCTATTGTTGAGTGACTGGTGGCACAAAAATACTCATGACCAAGAGATTGGCCTCTTCACCAACCCATTTCGTTGGGTTGGTGAATCCCAG AGCTTGCTGATCAATGGAAGGGGGCAGTACAATTGTTCCTTGGCAGCAAAGTTCAGTAGTAATACATCCATTAGCCAGTGCAAATTAAGAGGAACTGAACAATGTGCACCCAAGATTCTACATGTGCTCCCAAATAAGACTTACAGGCTAAGACTTGCCAGTGCCACTTCATTAGCTTCACTCAACTTGGCCATTGGG AATCACAAAATGCTGGTGGTGGAAGCCGACGGGAACTACGTCCAACCATTTGAGGTTGATGACTTAGACATATACTCCGGCGAGAGCTACTCAGTCCTATTAACCACAAACCAAGACCCTTCCAATAACTACTGGCTTTCGATAGGTGTAAGAGGAAGGCTTCCTCAAACCCCTCAAGGCCTTACCATCCTAAATTACAAACCGAATTCAGCCTCAAAGCTTCCCATTTCTGCACCTCCAATCACTCCTGTATGGAATGATTATAACCACAGCAAAGCCTTCACCAACAAAATTCTTGCTCACATGGGGACCCCAAAGCCTCCTGTAAACCATGACCGTAGGATCATCCTCCTCAACactcaaaacaaaatcaatggATATACCAAGTGGGCACTAAACAATGTGTCCTTAGTCTTACCACCTACACCTTACTTGGGCTCCATAaaatatggttttaaaaatgcTTTTGACCAAAAGAACCCACCAGAGAACTTTGATAGCATTAATTATGATGTGACGAAACCACCAGTGAATCCTAACTCAACTTATGGAAATGGGGTTTACATGCTAGGTTTCAATACTACAGTGGACGTGATACTTCAAAATGCCAATGCATTGAATGCCAATGTTAGTGAAATACACCCCTGGCACTTGCATGGTCATGATTTTTGGGTGTTGGGGTATGGTGATGGGAAATTTTCTGCAGACAAGGATGAGAAGAAACTGAACTTGAAGAATCCACCGTTGAGGAACTCTGCAATCATTTTCCCATATGGATGGACAGCTTTAAGATTTGTGGCTGATAATCCAGGAGTATGGGCCTTCCATTGCCACATTGAACCTCATTTGCATATGGGTATGGGTGTGGTCTTTGCTGAAGGAGTTGATCGTTTGAGTACGATACCTAATGAGGGTCTTACCTGTGGTCTCACTGGAAAGATGTTCTCGGGCCAGAAGAACTGA